From the genome of Triticum aestivum cultivar Chinese Spring chromosome 3B, IWGSC CS RefSeq v2.1, whole genome shotgun sequence, one region includes:
- the LOC123068514 gene encoding F-box protein GID2, translating to MKRPSGSSAGRDPRAPPPASGGGGSSEPAKKRQRTSSSSQAEASSSSSQPPPAPPGDARAVPDLGEDVMFEVLRRAEARTLAAAACVSRGWRVLAQDERLWEAPCVREWTGLGFSEQLLRAVVLPLGGFRRLHAVSVQARRRFGVGCGNWHGVRTPGQGRRRGVPWTEHEHSLFLLGLKEYGRGDWRNISRNFVQTRTPTQVASHAQKYFIRLGSGVARRSSIHDITTVHLTDDQPPSPSQ from the exons ATGAAGCGCCCTTCCGGTTCCTCGGCTGGTCGTGATCCCCGGGCTCCTCCTCCCGCTTCTGGCGGTGGCGGCTCCAGCGAGCCAGCCAAGAAGCGGCAGCGGACCTCGAGCTCGAGCCAGGCCGAGGCATCCTCCTCGTCCTCACAGCCTCCACCGGCGCCGCCGGGGGACGCGAGAGCGGTGCCGGATCTGGGGGAGGACGTGATGTTCGAGGTGCTGCGGCGGGCGGAGGCGCGGACGCTGGCCGCCGCGGCGTGCGTGAGCCGGGGCTGGCGGGTCCTCGCGCAGGACGAGCGGCTGTGGGAGGCGCCGTGCGTGAGGGAGTGGACCGGCCTCGGCTTCTCGGAACAGCTGCTCCGCGCCGTCGTGCTCCCGCTCGGCGGCTTCCGCCGCCTGCACGCCGTCTCCGTCCAGGCCCGACGGCGGTTCGGCGTTGGCTGCGGGAATTGGCACGGCGTGCGGACGCCGGgacaggggaggaggaggggggtgcCGTGGACCGAGCACGAGCACAG CTTGTTCCTCTTAGGCCTGAAGGAGTACGGAAGAGGGGATTGGAGGAACATATCACGCAACTTCGTGCAGACGAGGACGCCGACGCAGGTGGCCAGCCACGCGCAGAAGTACTTTATCAGGCTTGGCTCAGGGGTGGCAAGGAGGTCGAGCATCCACGACATCACCACAGTTCACCTGACCGACGACCAGCCTCCCTCGCCATCCCAGTGA